From Hyphomicrobiales bacterium, the proteins below share one genomic window:
- a CDS encoding D-Ala-D-Ala carboxypeptidase family metallohydrolase produces MTLSTFIPRSYWCALVCFATITTGCAVREEAGFGAAAPEPIKPTIEASSFPNPTGITADVSQEVLAARTAGIPYPVPNATFLANEKSTYLKIKTTLDAKAVENQQLAATKGGASASKATASASETAVVENSAAHAAAQNLALSQPSAKTTKLNQNSKAASLPGVKLKTGLEGTLEEKAPKTVASVAPTKAILPTLTSYASYSLANDRVNTKCFPGRLRKILGQVHNRFGKKPEVSSGYRNAAYNRRIGGSRGSYHTKCQAADIKVRGVDKYVLAKYVRSLPDRGGVGVYGCKGVVHVDVGPRRNWHHPCRKRRRS; encoded by the coding sequence ATGACGCTTTCAACGTTTATACCGCGCAGTTATTGGTGTGCATTAGTGTGTTTTGCGACCATAACAACTGGTTGTGCCGTCAGGGAAGAAGCTGGCTTTGGTGCCGCTGCACCTGAACCAATTAAGCCTACGATTGAAGCATCATCTTTCCCTAACCCAACGGGCATTACGGCTGATGTCTCTCAAGAGGTTTTGGCCGCGCGCACGGCTGGCATCCCTTATCCCGTGCCAAATGCAACATTTCTTGCGAATGAAAAGTCGACGTATTTAAAAATTAAAACCACTTTAGACGCAAAAGCTGTCGAAAATCAGCAGTTGGCTGCGACTAAAGGAGGCGCCAGCGCTTCTAAAGCGACAGCTAGCGCATCAGAAACGGCGGTCGTTGAAAATAGCGCAGCGCATGCGGCAGCGCAAAACCTTGCTTTGTCACAACCTTCCGCTAAAACCACGAAATTAAACCAAAATTCTAAAGCAGCGTCTTTGCCCGGTGTGAAACTCAAAACGGGACTTGAAGGGACGCTTGAAGAAAAAGCGCCTAAAACTGTGGCCAGTGTCGCGCCTACAAAAGCGATCTTACCAACGCTTACTTCCTATGCCTCCTACTCTCTCGCAAATGATCGTGTGAATACGAAGTGTTTTCCTGGTCGGCTGCGGAAAATCTTAGGGCAGGTCCATAATCGTTTTGGCAAAAAACCTGAGGTGAGTTCGGGCTATCGCAACGCCGCCTATAACCGACGCATTGGCGGTTCTCGAGGCTCATATCACACCAAATGTCAGGCAGCTGATATTAAAGTGCGTGGCGTTGATAAATACGTGCTCGCCAAATATGTCCGCTCATTGCCAGATCGCGGTGGTGTCGGCGTTTATGGCTGTAAGGGCGTTGTTCACGTGGACGTAGGTCCGCGCCGTAATTGGCATCACCCTTGCCGCAAGCGTCGTCGGAGCTAA
- a CDS encoding D-Ala-D-Ala carboxypeptidase family metallohydrolase gives MRRILKVTAFAAAWVAVINTQSPVQAFTSIAEPVTTPSFKIDKSEKSSKAQGAKARKKSRKPSSKTAKKKTSGKTLKRYVAYRAAHNRVNTSCFPTRLRNVLNKVRARYGTTAIVSSGFRSKRHNRRVGGARRSMHVQCKAADIRVPGVNKYKLARFLKTIPSVGGVGTYGCNGSVHVDVGPKRQWHWRCRRRS, from the coding sequence ATGAGAAGAATATTAAAAGTTACCGCGTTTGCGGCCGCTTGGGTTGCTGTGATTAATACGCAATCACCAGTTCAAGCATTCACCAGTATTGCTGAACCAGTGACTACACCATCTTTCAAGATCGATAAGTCGGAAAAAAGTTCAAAAGCCCAAGGTGCAAAAGCACGGAAGAAGAGCCGGAAACCGTCTTCCAAGACCGCAAAGAAGAAAACATCAGGGAAAACATTGAAGCGATACGTTGCTTACCGTGCAGCGCATAACCGCGTGAATACGTCTTGTTTTCCAACCCGATTACGCAATGTTTTAAATAAAGTTCGGGCGCGCTATGGCACGACAGCGATCGTTAGCTCAGGCTTTCGGAGCAAAAGGCACAATCGCCGTGTAGGTGGTGCAAGACGCTCTATGCATGTGCAGTGTAAGGCCGCTGATATACGTGTTCCAGGCGTCAATAAGTACAAATTGGCACGCTTCTTAAAGACCATTCCATCTGTGGGTGGTGTCGGCACATATGGCTGTAATGGTTCGGTCCATGTCGATGTTGGTCCTAAGCGTCAATGGCATTGGCGTTGCCGCCGTAGAAGCTAA
- a CDS encoding HlyD family efflux transporter periplasmic adaptor subunit, with protein sequence MPLPLRISLPALYQAHDQVKMYPPVAGELTALSVEAGAMVQAGDPIFALSSLPLHYQLRETSLRIDLLKKRLGRQVADQEERANIQININSLLAEENQLRSIHLQNADLKREAPISGTVTFLDEQVRVGDVVNRSNVLVEIASFEKMEVRAFVSETDRHRLQIGAAARFVPEDLFRSSINASIVETSEAGEREVALPYFQSTYGGGIAVEESEDNLGQMKPIEAVYQVRFLVEEGGLLITDNALRGTIHVVATAESFGIRAFRQIAKVFLRELGL encoded by the coding sequence GTGCCTTTACCTCTGCGAATTTCATTGCCAGCACTTTATCAAGCCCACGATCAAGTGAAAATGTATCCACCTGTTGCCGGTGAGTTGACGGCTTTGTCTGTGGAAGCGGGGGCTATGGTTCAAGCTGGCGATCCTATTTTTGCTCTGAGTTCTCTCCCACTCCATTATCAATTGCGCGAGACATCTTTGCGGATTGACCTCTTGAAAAAGCGTCTTGGGCGCCAAGTCGCAGACCAAGAAGAACGGGCCAATATCCAAATCAATATCAACTCACTCTTGGCAGAAGAAAACCAACTTCGTTCAATTCATCTACAAAATGCAGACTTGAAGCGTGAAGCGCCAATTTCTGGCACTGTTACATTTCTCGATGAGCAAGTGCGTGTTGGAGATGTTGTGAATCGCTCCAATGTGTTGGTTGAAATTGCCTCATTTGAGAAAATGGAAGTGCGTGCTTTCGTGAGTGAAACAGACAGGCATCGGCTTCAAATTGGTGCGGCTGCGCGTTTCGTGCCGGAAGACTTATTCCGTTCAAGCATCAATGCCTCGATTGTCGAAACTTCTGAAGCGGGCGAGCGCGAGGTCGCTTTGCCGTACTTCCAATCCACCTATGGCGGTGGCATTGCCGTCGAAGAAAGTGAAGACAATTTAGGTCAAATGAAACCAATTGAAGCGGTTTATCAAGTAAGATTTCTTGTTGAAGAAGGCGGTCTTCTTATTACTGATAACGCACTGCGCGGAACCATCCATGTGGTTGCTACGGCTGAGAGTTTTGGCATCAGAGCGTTTCGACAAATTGCCAAGGTTTTCCTGCGTGAACTTGGTTTATAA
- a CDS encoding aspartate aminotransferase family protein encodes MAYQNYTLEMLQQIDAQHHMHPFCDYKELRAQGTRVISACDGNYVIDSEGTRLLDAMAGLWCVNIGYSRPELAEVAREQMLELPYYNSFFQCTTPSPILLSEKLIELAPDGIENVFYGSSGSESNDTVIRLIRHYWALEGKPERQVIISRHNAYHGSTVAASSLGGMSAMHGQLHTMLPGINHIMSPYHFGEALPGESEDDFGVRAAQALEDEILSVGADKVAAFVAEPIQGAGGVRVPPSTYWPEIKRICNKYDILLCLDEVITGFGRTGEWFAANHYGIEPDTITTAKAITSGYIPLSAVLVGKRISDTLIHKGGEFVHGYTYSGHPVACAVALENLRIIQEEGMIERVKEDTGPYLAEKLATLESHPLVGQVRAFGFLGAIEIVANKQTNERFPNEGHAGGVCRDFCIENQLIMRAVGDTMIMSPPLTWDRATIDEFVEKVGRVLDQAHVHLTS; translated from the coding sequence ATGGCTTACCAAAATTATACGCTAGAGATGCTGCAGCAAATTGATGCGCAGCATCATATGCATCCGTTTTGCGACTACAAAGAGCTGCGAGCTCAGGGTACGCGTGTTATCAGCGCTTGTGATGGGAATTATGTGATTGATAGCGAAGGCACACGCCTTCTCGATGCTATGGCGGGGTTATGGTGCGTTAATATTGGCTATAGCAGACCAGAACTTGCAGAAGTTGCGCGAGAGCAAATGCTTGAACTACCGTATTATAATTCGTTTTTCCAATGCACGACACCTTCTCCAATCCTTCTGTCAGAAAAACTGATTGAGCTGGCGCCTGATGGTATTGAAAATGTTTTCTACGGCTCATCAGGATCAGAATCGAATGACACTGTTATTCGGTTGATCCGGCACTATTGGGCTTTGGAAGGCAAGCCAGAACGCCAAGTCATTATTTCTCGCCACAATGCGTACCATGGTTCAACTGTTGCCGCCTCCTCTTTGGGTGGGATGTCTGCAATGCATGGGCAACTCCACACAATGTTGCCTGGTATCAATCACATCATGTCGCCGTATCATTTTGGCGAGGCGTTGCCAGGTGAGAGCGAAGATGATTTTGGTGTGCGTGCCGCCCAAGCACTCGAAGATGAAATTTTGAGTGTGGGTGCTGACAAAGTGGCAGCATTTGTTGCAGAGCCAATTCAAGGGGCAGGTGGTGTGCGGGTTCCGCCATCGACTTACTGGCCAGAAATCAAACGCATCTGCAACAAATACGATATTTTGCTGTGTCTTGATGAAGTGATTACAGGCTTTGGCCGCACAGGTGAATGGTTTGCAGCAAACCATTACGGCATTGAGCCAGATACAATCACGACAGCCAAGGCGATCACTTCAGGTTATATTCCGTTGTCTGCTGTCTTAGTGGGTAAGCGAATTTCCGATACATTGATTCATAAAGGCGGTGAATTTGTCCATGGGTACACCTATTCAGGACATCCTGTCGCTTGTGCTGTTGCGCTTGAAAACCTGCGTATTATCCAAGAAGAAGGGATGATTGAGCGGGTTAAAGAAGATACTGGTCCATATCTGGCTGAGAAGCTGGCGACCTTAGAAAGCCATCCTCTGGTTGGGCAAGTGCGGGCGTTTGGTTTTTTAGGTGCCATTGAGATTGTCGCCAATAAACAGACCAATGAGCGGTTCCCGAATGAAGGGCATGCTGGGGGTGTTTGCAGAGATTTTTGTATTGAAAATCAACTCATTATGCGAGCGGTCGGGGATACAATGATTATGTCGCCTCCACTCACTTGGGACCGTGCGACCATAGATGAATTTGTTGAGAAAGTTGGTCGTGTCTTAGATCAAGCTCACGTGCATTTAACCTCTTAG
- a CDS encoding DUF2336 domain-containing protein, producing MFAALKNDLTDCSPAKQRKLIRFVSSTCKNSVELFGGEQLSTLAELVEPLIDSSDDYEVIIDAANTFARLDFSPHSLILKFAHKEIAIAAPVLEHSIILNDDDLIDIMKKFDSSYCKYIARRTELTNLVTDTLISNADMNTLISALKNPGATFSAEGFKELATIGSVDKIFGQALFDRSDMPVSLAEPVGINLGIDETLLPTIIQKSILNIPEASPKNAKTQREQSLYLPKAQACIDHLNKNRTTLDECVVELAQSDSYQETCQVLAYVKQQNETKITAIFKKMNGMQFIQLCNGLKLSEDAFEAIAKLRVANTRLSAKQIPIMLQQYKSMASMRT from the coding sequence ATGTTTGCAGCCCTCAAGAATGATCTAACCGATTGCAGCCCTGCAAAGCAGCGCAAGCTGATACGCTTCGTGTCCTCAACTTGCAAAAATAGCGTCGAATTGTTTGGAGGCGAACAATTAAGCACTCTGGCGGAATTGGTCGAACCGTTGATCGATTCCAGTGATGATTATGAAGTAATCATCGATGCAGCAAATACATTCGCAAGGCTTGATTTCTCACCGCATAGCTTAATCTTAAAGTTTGCACACAAAGAAATCGCCATTGCAGCGCCTGTCCTAGAACATTCGATTATACTCAATGATGATGACTTAATCGACATTATGAAAAAGTTTGATTCAAGCTACTGCAAATATATTGCACGACGCACTGAATTGACCAATCTGGTAACCGATACCCTTATTTCGAATGCTGACATGAATACGTTGATTTCAGCACTCAAGAATCCGGGTGCTACTTTTTCTGCCGAGGGCTTTAAGGAGCTTGCAACAATCGGTTCTGTTGATAAAATTTTTGGCCAAGCGCTCTTTGATAGGAGCGACATGCCGGTAAGCTTAGCAGAACCAGTTGGTATTAATCTTGGGATCGATGAAACGCTTCTCCCAACGATAATTCAGAAATCCATTTTGAATATTCCAGAAGCGTCACCAAAGAATGCAAAAACTCAACGTGAACAAAGCCTCTACTTACCTAAAGCACAGGCTTGCATTGATCACTTAAATAAAAATCGAACAACGCTCGACGAGTGCGTTGTTGAGCTTGCGCAATCTGATAGCTACCAAGAAACCTGCCAAGTTCTGGCTTATGTAAAGCAACAGAACGAAACGAAAATCACTGCTATCTTCAAAAAAATGAATGGCATGCAGTTCATTCAGCTGTGCAATGGTTTGAAATTGTCGGAAGATGCATTTGAAGCGATTGCAAAGCTTCGGGTCGCGAACACACGCTTAAGTGCAAAACAAATACCGATCATGCTACAGCAGTATAAAAGCATGGCGAGCATGCGCACTTAA
- a CDS encoding HlyD family type I secretion periplasmic adaptor subunit, whose translation MKLFRDPIHQDDNLAMPLEIDGGHWDGTFRRFLWALSGFVVILITMSVFAPVREVAIAEGEIIPVGSIVSVEHLEGGIVDNVYVGEGGFIRKGELLMKLHPESGSGDFNQVRVRRDLLDMRRIRLGALLKGLSEPDFGELAKKYPTESDDQLLLFTSEQKAVSAGGKVLESRLEQRHSDLKSRKDEIKAVDSQIAIYQEQYGAQKKLNEKGFSSRSRLLQAKARVEEVRVTRQQLLGTIESIKGQIVELTNETVQAKNTKKQEWSDALVSTIGEISELDERLKGGEDRVKRLAVYAPKTGRVQSLAAKLPGQVIRAGDVVAEIVPLDASVEAEVRIQPKDIGYVRAGHPAEITLSTFDPEVFGKVHGEVRSVSPTTFETDRGDKYFKGLVTLDRSVLEHNGRNFPITAGMVVTANVITGSKSVMQYILKPVVRSYDRAFSER comes from the coding sequence GTGAAACTTTTTAGAGACCCGATTCATCAAGATGATAACCTTGCCATGCCGTTGGAAATTGACGGCGGGCATTGGGATGGTACGTTCCGCCGGTTTTTGTGGGCGTTGAGCGGTTTTGTTGTCATATTAATTACAATGTCTGTTTTTGCGCCAGTGCGTGAAGTTGCGATTGCTGAAGGTGAAATCATTCCCGTTGGCTCTATCGTTTCTGTTGAGCACCTTGAAGGTGGCATTGTCGACAATGTGTATGTTGGCGAAGGCGGCTTTATCCGCAAAGGCGAGCTTTTGATGAAGTTGCACCCTGAAAGTGGTTCGGGTGACTTCAACCAAGTGCGCGTCCGTCGTGACCTTCTTGATATGCGCCGTATTCGTTTGGGTGCTTTGCTCAAAGGCCTAAGCGAACCTGATTTTGGTGAATTAGCAAAAAAATACCCAACTGAATCCGATGATCAACTCTTGCTGTTTACATCAGAGCAAAAGGCAGTTTCTGCTGGGGGTAAGGTTCTTGAATCACGTTTAGAACAGCGTCATTCTGATTTGAAATCGCGCAAAGATGAGATCAAAGCGGTTGATTCACAAATAGCAATTTACCAAGAGCAATACGGTGCTCAGAAAAAGCTAAATGAAAAAGGTTTTTCATCGCGTTCACGCTTATTGCAAGCAAAAGCGCGTGTTGAAGAGGTTCGTGTGACCCGCCAACAACTCCTTGGCACCATTGAATCCATCAAAGGGCAAATTGTTGAGCTGACGAACGAGACAGTCCAAGCAAAGAACACCAAAAAACAAGAATGGTCAGATGCATTGGTTTCGACCATTGGTGAAATTTCTGAGCTTGATGAGCGTTTAAAAGGCGGCGAAGACCGTGTGAAACGTCTTGCGGTTTATGCGCCAAAAACAGGCCGTGTCCAATCTCTGGCCGCTAAATTGCCAGGCCAAGTTATTCGTGCAGGTGATGTTGTTGCTGAAATCGTGCCGCTTGATGCAAGTGTCGAAGCAGAAGTGCGCATTCAACCAAAAGACATCGGTTATGTTCGTGCAGGCCATCCAGCAGAAATTACCTTATCAACATTCGATCCAGAAGTGTTTGGCAAGGTACATGGCGAAGTGCGCTCCGTTTCTCCGACAACTTTTGAAACAGATCGTGGTGACAAGTACTTTAAAGGCCTCGTGACGCTTGACCGTAGTGTTCTTGAGCATAACGGCCGCAACTTCCCAATAACAGCAGGGATGGTTGTTACAGCCAATGTGATTACTGGTTCAAAATCTGTGATGCAGTACATCTTGAAACCGGTTGTCCGCTCTTATGATCGTGCATTCTCAGAGCGCTAG